Proteins found in one Halalkalicoccus sp. NIPERK01 genomic segment:
- a CDS encoding transcription initiation factor IIB family protein, translating into MSSTSFVRYESSVEQVSENSEASEESVVEREPAQASTCVECDGRVITEDNESFCVGCGLIVSAEHVDHRPTRGVHGPSDGSGPVEWSCESINPLRIDKGMHTTFFLGSDGYGRSLTSEKKDKFERLRQRHKRFQVEDKRAIRLNEGFRDIESITGNLALPGFVAEDAGLFLKQAADARLPGGRMSWEALAGGAVLLAALDAEFPRSCEEVAQYAKAGRERLCAAARKLRCELELDVPPVREAPVDAVVAALGEAAPDVEACLRLRRIGAHLLEIADEAPIGPGTSRVTMAAAAVYAADRLTEGKALTQAEVVAAGTTILDTTKSRVSRYSQALHDAYVDRHGTNDPAAVLKRSRVQLH; encoded by the coding sequence ATGTCAAGTACGAGCTTTGTGCGGTATGAATCTTCGGTCGAACAGGTATCCGAGAACAGCGAGGCGTCCGAGGAGTCGGTCGTCGAGCGCGAGCCAGCCCAGGCGTCGACGTGCGTCGAGTGCGATGGACGGGTGATCACCGAGGATAACGAGTCGTTCTGCGTGGGCTGCGGCCTCATCGTCTCAGCGGAGCACGTCGATCACCGGCCGACGCGGGGCGTGCATGGGCCGTCAGATGGGAGCGGTCCCGTGGAGTGGAGCTGTGAGTCGATCAATCCGCTGCGGATTGACAAGGGCATGCATACGACGTTCTTCCTCGGCAGTGACGGGTACGGACGATCGCTGACGAGCGAGAAAAAAGACAAATTCGAGCGGCTGCGCCAGCGGCACAAGCGCTTCCAGGTCGAGGACAAGCGCGCGATTCGGCTCAACGAGGGGTTCCGGGACATCGAGTCGATCACCGGGAATCTGGCACTTCCCGGGTTCGTCGCCGAGGATGCTGGGCTGTTCCTCAAGCAGGCGGCCGATGCGCGCCTGCCCGGTGGCCGGATGTCTTGGGAGGCACTCGCCGGCGGGGCAGTCCTGCTGGCGGCCCTCGATGCGGAGTTCCCGCGGTCCTGTGAGGAAGTCGCCCAGTACGCGAAAGCCGGCCGTGAACGGCTGTGTGCGGCTGCGCGGAAGCTTCGATGCGAGCTCGAGTTGGACGTGCCGCCCGTGCGGGAAGCGCCAGTCGACGCGGTGGTCGCGGCGCTCGGTGAGGCGGCGCCGGATGTCGAAGCGTGTCTGCGGCTGCGACGGATCGGTGCGCACCTTCTGGAGATCGCCGACGAGGCGCCAATCGGGCCGGGGACATCGCGGGTGACGATGGCAGCGGCGGCCGTGTACGCAGCGGATCGGCTCACTGAGGGCAAAGCGTTGACCCAAGCAGAGGTGGTCGCCGCAGGAACGACGATTCTCGACACCACCAAAAGCCGGGTCAGTCGGTACTCTCAGGCGCTGCACGACGCCTACGTGGACCGACACGGGACGAACGATCCGGCGGCGGTCCTCAAGCGAAGCCGCGTCCAGCTCCACTGA
- a CDS encoding DUF4870 domain-containing protein — MDENVAGALSYLFGFLTGIVFYVVEDDNEFVRFHAAQSTLTFGGIFALSILLGFIPLFLDSIPVVGWMVGLLFGLASLLLAPVGLILWVVLLIKAYKGEMFKLPIVGEMAENYV; from the coding sequence CTGGACGAGAACGTCGCAGGAGCACTAAGCTACCTCTTCGGATTCCTGACGGGGATCGTCTTCTACGTAGTGGAAGACGACAATGAGTTCGTCCGATTCCATGCCGCACAGAGCACGCTCACCTTCGGCGGGATTTTTGCGCTCAGTATCCTACTCGGATTCATTCCACTGTTCCTCGATTCCATCCCAGTCGTGGGATGGATGGTCGGGTTGCTCTTTGGGCTTGCCTCGCTCCTACTGGCACCGGTCGGATTGATCCTCTGGGTCGTTCTGCTCATCAAGGCCTACAAGGGAGAGATGTTCAAACTCCCGATCGTCGGCGAGATGGCCGAAAACTACGTCTAG
- a CDS encoding DUF6516 family protein: MVTLFDSLRDPYEVINQLLRELLVFVNKLYYGIADGNSLLRYDNSPYHLDVGRHHRHTPEGAITKLEFTGLSDLIDDFQTEVNEIYERQTD; this comes from the coding sequence ATGGTCACCTTATTTGACTCGCTACGTGACCCCTACGAAGTGATCAATCAACTGCTGCGGGAGCTGCTCGTGTTCGTCAACAAGCTTTACTACGGGATCGCTGACGGCAACTCGCTCCTACGGTACGACAACTCGCCCTACCACTTGGACGTCGGTCGACACCACCGGCACACGCCCGAGGGCGCTATCACGAAACTGGAGTTCACAGGCCTCTCCGACCTGATCGACGACTTCCAAACCGAGGTGAACGAAATCTATGAGCGACAAACCGACTAA
- a CDS encoding transcriptional regulator — protein sequence MSDKPTNTEPTHDEFTPDPDNVEYPSTLRITSLPAKQAQAAAIERAEQWEQGEEVLHVVNFEDRARLRQLLTDRRMELLEEVMKHPPESIRALASRLDRDVHDVHNDLHLLAEYGIIHFEEDGRSKKPYVPYDTVRIEVEFGLPRGEGSESAVSA from the coding sequence ATGAGCGACAAACCGACTAACACCGAACCGACGCACGACGAATTCACGCCTGACCCGGACAACGTTGAGTACCCCTCGACCCTCCGCATCACGTCGCTTCCAGCGAAACAGGCGCAGGCGGCAGCCATCGAGCGCGCCGAACAGTGGGAGCAGGGTGAAGAAGTACTGCATGTCGTCAACTTCGAAGATCGTGCGCGGCTCCGCCAGCTACTCACCGATCGACGGATGGAATTGCTCGAAGAGGTGATGAAGCACCCGCCCGAGAGTATTCGTGCACTGGCCAGCCGTCTCGACCGTGACGTGCACGACGTCCATAACGATCTGCACCTGCTTGCCGAATATGGTATTATCCACTTCGAAGAGGATGGTCGCTCGAAGAAGCCGTACGTCCCCTACGACACGGTCCGGATTGAGGTTGAGTTCGGCCTGCCACGTGGCGAAGGGTCAGAGTCGGCCGTATCAGCGTAA
- a CDS encoding amidase encodes MGTDCGGSIRVPASFDNLVGFRVTPGLISRSGVNPLVSHQDTAGPMTRTVRETAKLLDVLVGYDMEDGLTAKTELANPHGSYVNHLKADALNGARIGVLRDGFGDDDNPDAAPVNEVVDDAIVTMRNSDAEIVDPVEIPRLTDYLEETMLYVLQSKRDINRFLQDIDGPVDSVDELYENDDYHELLDLFVAFAEEGPDDLEDDLEYWRRLNAQQEFQQAILNVYANHDLDAIVYPDVQVIPPTEDEIREEKYATMTFPTNTIIASQSLCCAMSVPAGFTEGELPIGMEILGKPFDETTLIELGYSFEQTAPRRRPPETTPPTIWSP; translated from the coding sequence ATCGGAACGGATTGCGGTGGGTCTATTCGGGTCCCTGCCTCGTTCGATAACCTCGTCGGTTTCCGAGTGACGCCGGGGTTGATTAGTCGATCTGGTGTAAATCCCCTTGTCTCTCATCAAGATACTGCAGGCCCGATGACCCGAACCGTTCGAGAGACTGCCAAACTCTTGGACGTACTCGTCGGTTATGATATGGAAGACGGACTCACTGCCAAAACCGAACTCGCAAACCCTCACGGGTCCTACGTCAACCATCTCAAGGCGGATGCTTTGAATGGAGCACGAATCGGGGTCCTCCGAGATGGGTTCGGGGATGACGATAATCCTGACGCAGCACCTGTCAATGAAGTTGTCGACGACGCGATCGTAACGATGCGTAATTCCGATGCAGAAATCGTCGATCCGGTCGAAATTCCCCGATTAACAGACTACCTTGAAGAGACGATGCTGTATGTACTCCAGTCAAAGCGGGATATTAACAGGTTCCTGCAGGATATCGACGGACCCGTCGATTCGGTCGACGAGTTGTATGAAAACGACGATTACCACGAATTGCTTGATCTCTTCGTCGCGTTCGCGGAAGAAGGACCGGACGATCTTGAAGACGACTTGGAATATTGGCGGCGACTCAATGCACAACAGGAATTCCAACAGGCGATTTTGAACGTCTATGCCAATCACGATCTCGATGCAATCGTGTATCCAGACGTCCAAGTCATTCCGCCAACGGAAGATGAAATCCGGGAAGAGAAGTACGCAACGATGACGTTCCCAACAAACACGATTATCGCATCACAATCACTGTGCTGCGCCATGTCGGTCCCAGCGGGGTTCACAGAGGGTGAGCTACCGATCGGGATGGAGATCTTGGGCAAGCCCTTTGACGAGACGACGCTCATTGAACTGGGATACTCGTTCGAGCAGACAGCACCTCGTCGTCGACCTCCCGAAACAACTCCTCCAACCATCTGGAGCCCGTAA
- a CDS encoding nucleotidyltransferase: MPIPPSQFKNWSSPGADKGSKTAADKIQKILELDRSPIDQSDFIVRRQGSYKNTTHTRDNSDVDVIAKLTSAWWRDLSELESDEVDRYHDNNSSTDYGYTDFRQDVWNWIQTKFDRNVISWNGKAIEISKESGRLPDIDVDLVPCIEYRYYTNYPEYGEPDCDEGMAFKSRYGSEKIINYPALHYENGCDMHDNYKETVRIFKNARDYYNNHFDTLWTIGAHSYGIECLISNVPKRILKRSNRADRFYETLQFLDDADFSTFDQVSKMEPLFGDSNTQWNTDEADDLVTRLSEMWDDWNDKTANAQLLY; this comes from the coding sequence ATGCCAATTCCGCCCTCCCAATTCAAGAACTGGAGTAGTCCTGGCGCAGATAAGGGGTCAAAAACAGCAGCAGACAAGATCCAAAAAATTCTGGAACTCGACCGGTCCCCGATCGACCAAAGCGACTTCATCGTACGACGGCAGGGATCGTACAAAAACACCACTCACACCCGTGACAACAGCGACGTGGACGTAATCGCCAAACTCACGTCCGCCTGGTGGCGAGACCTCTCCGAACTGGAAAGCGACGAAGTAGACCGATACCACGACAACAACAGCTCTACCGACTACGGGTACACCGACTTCCGGCAGGACGTCTGGAACTGGATACAGACAAAATTCGACCGAAACGTGATCAGTTGGAACGGAAAAGCCATCGAGATCAGCAAGGAAAGCGGCCGGCTGCCCGATATCGACGTTGACCTCGTACCGTGCATTGAGTACCGGTACTACACCAACTACCCAGAATACGGCGAACCAGATTGCGACGAAGGGATGGCGTTCAAATCCCGGTACGGTTCGGAGAAGATCATCAACTATCCGGCGTTGCACTACGAGAACGGGTGCGACATGCACGACAACTACAAAGAGACGGTCCGTATCTTCAAAAACGCCCGCGACTACTACAACAACCATTTCGATACACTGTGGACGATCGGCGCGCACTCGTACGGGATCGAGTGTCTGATCTCCAACGTGCCCAAACGAATTCTGAAACGTAGTAACCGGGCGGACCGATTCTACGAGACACTGCAGTTTCTGGACGACGCCGACTTCAGCACGTTCGATCAAGTATCTAAGATGGAGCCGTTGTTCGGAGACAGCAACACGCAGTGGAACACGGATGAAGCAGACGATCTCGTGACGCGACTCTCTGAGATGTGGGACGACTGGAACGATAAAACGGCCAATGCACAGCTTCTCTACTGA
- a CDS encoding winged helix-turn-helix domain-containing protein: MGTNTLQTDNDTIGPEGSVVLGVLGDHPKTRMLLALLTNPDRDYNMTDIARLSDTDRSTVHRHMDDLLKYGVVEKTRKAGNAWMYQINRDNDAAKAFAKFEWEAIQALAENRDSE, translated from the coding sequence ATGGGAACTAACACACTACAGACGGACAATGACACCATTGGTCCTGAGGGGAGCGTTGTGCTCGGTGTCCTTGGAGACCACCCCAAGACACGGATGCTATTGGCGCTGCTCACCAACCCTGACAGGGACTATAACATGACGGACATCGCTCGTCTGTCGGACACTGATCGGTCGACGGTCCACCGGCACATGGATGATCTGCTCAAGTATGGCGTCGTCGAGAAAACACGAAAGGCCGGCAACGCATGGATGTATCAGATCAACCGCGACAACGACGCAGCCAAGGCCTTCGCGAAATTCGAATGGGAGGCCATCCAGGCACTTGCCGAGAATCGTGACAGCGAGTAA
- a CDS encoding type IV secretory system conjugative DNA transfer family protein, whose protein sequence is MVVETLLPLAAIGTAGLAYVTKRKIFPGAPTPDAENFVLPISFKSANAEDVNSRFIKGVRIPRRSLLALGTSGAGKSETLKHFVDQLQNDPTEPVVVYDHKTDYRDFLEERGTPMIRLSSRGSRAEDGSPIAWNIFAEIEDEEDADELARALFPEQSGDFWTGAARQLFAANLKYLHREMESPDNADLVRYFERATPETMHENLTRDDHEDLTAAASAINPETERQAGSVFATAQQQITDLFVGDFAESGSFSVREYMQNPDGRVLVLDYPTRQSGTIAPVFRYLIDQAIMHGMDDPDRSAYYLLDEIEHLDATIKRLGELINVGRGVNCQAILSLQSVAQLEDTYGKQRAHALLSGMVTVVGLRTADEESVDFLRETVGTSFEQYTRSPGDDRTPNESEEKEEYQFAKGELRNFNAGEAVICRQGKGWVHGRIKMLEE, encoded by the coding sequence ATGGTAGTCGAGACCCTCCTGCCGCTGGCCGCGATCGGCACGGCCGGACTGGCCTACGTCACGAAGCGTAAAATCTTCCCCGGCGCCCCGACGCCCGACGCGGAGAACTTCGTTCTCCCGATCTCGTTCAAGAGTGCGAACGCCGAGGACGTCAACAGCCGATTCATCAAGGGCGTGCGTATCCCCCGACGCTCGCTGCTCGCCCTTGGCACATCAGGCGCCGGGAAAAGTGAGACGTTGAAACACTTCGTGGATCAGCTGCAGAACGATCCGACTGAGCCGGTCGTCGTCTACGACCACAAAACGGACTACCGAGACTTCCTCGAGGAACGCGGGACACCCATGATCCGGCTCTCATCCCGGGGTTCGAGGGCTGAAGATGGGTCTCCAATCGCGTGGAATATCTTCGCCGAGATTGAGGACGAGGAGGACGCCGACGAACTCGCCCGCGCGCTGTTCCCCGAGCAGAGTGGTGACTTTTGGACCGGCGCTGCTCGGCAACTGTTCGCGGCGAATCTGAAGTACCTCCACCGGGAGATGGAGAGCCCCGACAACGCGGACCTCGTGCGCTACTTCGAACGCGCTACACCGGAGACGATGCACGAGAACCTCACGAGAGACGACCACGAGGATCTCACGGCCGCCGCCTCGGCGATCAACCCCGAGACGGAACGACAGGCCGGGTCCGTGTTCGCGACCGCCCAGCAGCAAATCACGGACCTCTTTGTGGGTGACTTCGCGGAGAGCGGATCGTTCAGCGTACGGGAATACATGCAGAACCCGGATGGGCGCGTGCTCGTCCTCGATTATCCGACGCGACAGTCGGGGACGATCGCGCCCGTGTTCCGCTACCTGATCGACCAGGCGATCATGCACGGGATGGACGACCCCGACCGGTCGGCGTACTACTTGCTTGACGAGATCGAACACCTCGACGCGACGATTAAGCGCCTCGGAGAGCTGATCAACGTCGGCCGTGGCGTTAACTGTCAGGCGATTCTCTCGCTCCAGTCGGTCGCGCAACTCGAGGACACGTACGGGAAGCAACGCGCCCACGCGCTGCTGTCGGGCATGGTCACGGTGGTCGGCCTTCGGACGGCCGACGAGGAAAGCGTCGACTTCCTCCGCGAGACGGTCGGGACGTCCTTTGAGCAGTACACGCGGAGTCCAGGCGACGACCGCACACCCAATGAGAGTGAAGAGAAAGAGGAGTATCAGTTCGCGAAGGGTGAGCTTCGGAACTTCAACGCAGGAGAGGCCGTGATCTGCCGACAGGGCAAGGGCTGGGTCCACGGGCGGATCAAGATGCTCGAGGAGTAG
- a CDS encoding relaxase, giving the protein MFGDDRDTIYKTSYRDEEGTEKLTNYLQHDDQAVRDRTGRAMTDKEIEQFNDKAAGKRNRHIIISPRDHADLTDRELDRATREYMSEMIEERPTADYVYAIHDDKESGKDVHIAMTANDKSDLEMYPDDIKRERKHAHESYLEFGRDRTRTHENEQQNERAHESGRVR; this is encoded by the coding sequence ATGTTCGGAGACGACCGAGACACGATCTACAAAACGAGTTACCGGGACGAGGAGGGGACCGAGAAGCTCACGAACTACCTTCAGCACGACGATCAGGCGGTCCGCGACCGGACGGGGCGGGCTATGACCGATAAGGAGATCGAGCAGTTCAACGACAAGGCTGCCGGCAAGCGGAACCGACACATCATCATCTCACCACGGGATCACGCCGACCTCACCGACCGGGAACTCGACCGGGCGACCCGCGAGTACATGAGCGAGATGATCGAGGAGCGCCCCACGGCGGACTACGTCTACGCGATCCACGACGACAAAGAGAGCGGGAAGGACGTCCATATCGCCATGACGGCGAACGATAAGAGCGACTTAGAAATGTACCCCGACGACATCAAACGCGAGCGAAAGCACGCGCACGAGAGTTACCTCGAGTTCGGACGCGACCGGACCCGAACCCACGAGAACGAACAGCAGAACGAACGCGCACACGAGAGCGGGAGGGTTCGGTGA
- a CDS encoding DUF3488 domain-containing protein, which produces MVFTEFIPGMKPGSTVRNIIVGFVYLLFFYLIPFVLAYAVFTNRSGIADKLSGIPGIAEGGGVVSALAIFLISIVVIGVITAALPSEEAPGTGEVPSTDGAPTGTDDTPDSEDGGQSEPSPDEQQQQVEETDETDTEGSGANAAESDVEERDFSDDELIPLFETLVEDEGMIVETAQVQRDTFVVEYMSFAQTEQELAGEIGYVAGAYAGMVGEGHTSDRMEATILTVNGDPAGTFYVEYGWAEAFANEEISNTEFSQRVISTIESEDEGQASIQGGSNLAATESA; this is translated from the coding sequence GTGGTATTTACAGAATTCATTCCAGGGATGAAACCGGGGAGTACAGTCCGTAATATCATCGTCGGATTCGTCTATCTACTTTTCTTCTATCTGATTCCCTTCGTACTGGCCTATGCGGTGTTCACGAACAGAAGCGGCATTGCTGATAAGCTATCTGGAATTCCCGGCATTGCGGAAGGCGGGGGTGTAGTCTCAGCATTAGCGATTTTCCTCATATCGATCGTAGTGATCGGTGTGATTACTGCTGCCTTGCCTAGTGAGGAGGCACCCGGTACCGGCGAGGTACCCAGTACAGATGGAGCTCCTACTGGAACCGATGATACTCCTGATAGCGAAGATGGAGGACAATCTGAGCCGTCACCTGATGAGCAGCAACAGCAAGTAGAGGAGACTGACGAAACCGATACGGAAGGTAGTGGAGCGAATGCTGCCGAAAGCGATGTTGAGGAACGCGACTTCTCAGATGATGAGCTGATCCCACTGTTTGAAACACTTGTTGAGGATGAAGGCATGATCGTCGAAACAGCTCAGGTGCAGAGAGACACCTTCGTTGTTGAGTATATGTCGTTTGCACAGACCGAACAGGAACTAGCGGGTGAGATCGGATACGTTGCTGGAGCATATGCTGGTATGGTCGGTGAGGGACATACTAGCGACCGAATGGAGGCAACGATTCTTACTGTCAATGGTGACCCAGCTGGTACATTCTATGTCGAATACGGATGGGCTGAAGCCTTCGCGAATGAGGAAATCAGCAATACTGAGTTCTCCCAGCGAGTGATCTCCACGATCGAGTCTGAAGACGAGGGACAAGCAAGTATTCAAGGTGGTTCAAATCTCGCTGCAACAGAATCCGCCTAA